One region of Syntrophorhabdaceae bacterium genomic DNA includes:
- a CDS encoding putative quinol monooxygenase — protein MIYVIASVHVTPGKRAEFLGIFNANLPEVRAEKGCIEYFPAVDAAADIPPQVLDEDEVTILERWESVEALLAHLSAPHMLAYREKVADVVESVSIKVLREA, from the coding sequence ATGATCTATGTGATTGCTTCGGTGCATGTGACGCCCGGGAAAAGGGCCGAATTTCTCGGGATTTTCAATGCCAATCTGCCTGAGGTCCGTGCCGAGAAGGGCTGCATCGAATATTTCCCCGCGGTGGACGCGGCGGCTGATATACCGCCCCAGGTGCTCGATGAAGACGAGGTCACAATCCTCGAGAGGTGGGAGAGCGTGGAGGCCCTTCTTGCCCATCTTAGCGCTCCCCACATGCTCGCGTACCGTGAAAAGGTCGCGGATGTGGTGGAGAGCGTTTCCATCAAGGTACTTCGGGAGGCGTAG
- the trxB gene encoding thioredoxin-disulfide reductase: protein MGEHFDAVILGGGPAGLTAGIYLMRAGMSTLLLEKGILGGTPMKYERVENYPGFPDGVVCRELMSRMAEQARKFGLVTKEFSEIEEVAARGDRFTIKAGGAEFECEGVIAATGTESMKLDIPGESELLGRGISYCATCDGAFFRNLEIAVIGGGDAAIQEGIALAHIVKKVYVIHRRDTLRAQKIIQDRAFANSKMEFLWNKVPLEIKGKDQVESILLKDTETGASTELKVDGVFIYVGARPATSFLGSLVDRDRGGFIVTGEDLATRTKGLFAAGDVRKKALRQITTAVGDGALAAVNLERYILGRR from the coding sequence ATGGGAGAACATTTTGATGCCGTGATTCTTGGCGGGGGGCCCGCGGGGCTCACGGCGGGTATATATCTGATGAGGGCGGGAATGTCCACCCTCCTTTTGGAAAAAGGCATTTTGGGCGGTACGCCCATGAAATATGAGCGGGTCGAGAACTACCCCGGTTTTCCCGACGGCGTGGTGTGCCGCGAGCTCATGAGCCGCATGGCGGAACAGGCCCGGAAATTCGGCCTTGTGACAAAGGAGTTCTCGGAGATAGAGGAAGTCGCGGCAAGGGGCGATCGCTTTACCATAAAGGCGGGGGGCGCGGAATTCGAATGTGAGGGCGTCATCGCGGCCACCGGGACCGAGTCGATGAAGCTCGACATCCCGGGAGAGAGCGAACTCCTGGGACGGGGTATCTCCTATTGCGCCACCTGTGACGGCGCTTTCTTCCGGAATCTTGAAATAGCGGTCATAGGGGGCGGCGACGCGGCGATCCAGGAAGGCATCGCCCTGGCTCATATCGTAAAAAAGGTGTATGTCATTCACCGCAGGGATACGCTGCGGGCCCAGAAAATCATTCAGGATAGGGCCTTCGCGAACAGCAAGATGGAGTTTCTCTGGAACAAGGTGCCCCTGGAAATCAAGGGCAAGGACCAGGTGGAGTCGATCCTTCTCAAGGATACGGAGACGGGTGCGTCCACGGAGTTGAAAGTGGACGGCGTCTTCATCTATGTCGGGGCAAGGCCCGCGACCTCTTTCCTGGGTAGCCTTGTGGACAGAGATAGAGGGGGGTTCATCGTCACCGGCGAGGACCTTGCCACCAGGACGAAAGGGCTTTTCGCCGCAGGGGATGTACGGAAAAAAGCGTTGAGGCAGATTACCACCGCAGTCGGCGACGGGGCCCTCGCAGCCGTGAACCTCGAGAGATATATCCTGGGGAGGCGGTAG
- a CDS encoding VOC family protein yields the protein MNHRFPSIGSVAMTVLMLLFYGCAAPMDFGPSKAPTPGAVTGMDHILLTVADLDKSVRFYRDALGMRVEFKAIRFAILRAGKFGVALSTRPWDFEKKGEPKGIGTIPHFTTPNMDDFAARLKKFGIPWLRGPVRESFGIEAFIVDPDGYQWAVVAPLQPR from the coding sequence ATGAACCATCGCTTCCCGTCAATCGGCTCCGTCGCCATGACGGTTCTCATGCTTTTGTTCTATGGCTGCGCTGCTCCCATGGACTTCGGTCCATCAAAAGCGCCCACACCCGGCGCGGTAACGGGCATGGACCACATCCTGCTGACCGTAGCCGATCTCGACAAGTCGGTTCGTTTTTACCGGGATGCGCTGGGGATGCGGGTCGAGTTCAAGGCGATCCGCTTTGCCATACTCCGGGCCGGAAAATTTGGCGTGGCCCTGAGCACCAGGCCCTGGGACTTCGAAAAGAAAGGCGAGCCCAAAGGCATCGGCACGATCCCCCATTTTACCACCCCGAATATGGACGACTTCGCGGCACGACTCAAGAAATTTGGCATCCCGTGGCTCCGGGGTCCGGTGCGTGAGTCCTTCGGAATAGAGGCCTTCATCGTCGATCCCGACGGATACCAGTGGGCCGTAGTCGCTCCCCTGCAGCCACGGTAA